A stretch of Crossiella cryophila DNA encodes these proteins:
- a CDS encoding IclR family transcriptional regulator domain-containing protein → MPENGPLERGLTVLRVIGAHQGARLRRADLVRLTGLPRSTVDRITATLLHLGLLRAEGPDLLPTPQLLIFGNAYLVGSGLVEPLRPLLARLSAELDESVSLAVPDVGGARLVAQSARRRAMYLAFHIGGLLPADRSAAGVVLAAGWEAEQYYEWSQARAADPLDHGFPAVPPLREEPFDRLRLFHLRVHRAWKAGWCLDEEWVEPGLLALAVPVRGRGQLGAVSVLSHTSRHTPDSLRATVLPRLRAAVREMEAVLAQPEPPVELPTAEVASAKNGLGMEYLESLARGLAVLAAFRTGGLTVATAARVAGLTRATARRALLTLHENGYATEDEGVYRLLPSVLDLGYAKLSALTLPEVVQPRIAQLAAAAGAPVAALLLEGADLRCVAVVGTGRVVRLDLAVGSRLPAADSALGRALLGGEWEWLDTELPGGLRCLAVPVGGAAPLALVLFPGMGEARVELLARTLRETARWVGAELALVEHC, encoded by the coding sequence GTGCCGGAGAACGGGCCTTTGGAACGCGGACTCACGGTGTTGCGCGTGATCGGCGCGCACCAGGGAGCCAGGCTGCGCCGGGCCGACCTGGTCCGGCTGACCGGGCTGCCGCGGTCCACCGTCGACCGGATCACGGCCACCCTGCTGCATCTGGGCCTGCTGCGCGCCGAAGGTCCCGACCTGCTGCCCACTCCCCAGTTGCTGATCTTCGGCAACGCCTACCTGGTCGGATCGGGCCTGGTCGAGCCGCTGCGCCCGCTGCTGGCCAGGCTGTCGGCCGAACTGGACGAATCGGTGTCGCTGGCCGTGCCCGATGTCGGCGGCGCGCGGCTGGTGGCCCAGTCCGCGCGGCGGCGGGCGATGTACCTCGCCTTCCACATCGGCGGCCTGCTGCCGGCCGACCGGTCCGCGGCAGGCGTGGTGCTGGCCGCGGGCTGGGAGGCCGAGCAGTACTACGAGTGGTCCCAGGCCAGGGCCGCGGACCCGCTCGACCACGGCTTTCCCGCGGTGCCGCCGCTGCGCGAGGAGCCCTTCGACCGGCTGCGCCTGTTCCACCTGCGGGTGCACCGGGCCTGGAAGGCGGGCTGGTGCCTGGACGAGGAGTGGGTGGAACCCGGGCTGCTCGCCCTGGCGGTGCCGGTGCGCGGGCGCGGTCAGCTGGGCGCGGTCAGCGTGCTCAGCCACACCAGCAGGCACACCCCGGACAGCCTGCGGGCCACCGTGCTGCCGCGGTTGCGGGCCGCGGTGCGGGAGATGGAGGCCGTGCTCGCCCAGCCGGAGCCGCCGGTCGAACTGCCGACCGCCGAGGTGGCCTCGGCGAAGAACGGGCTGGGCATGGAGTACCTGGAATCGCTGGCCCGCGGCCTGGCCGTGCTCGCCGCCTTCCGCACGGGCGGGCTGACCGTGGCCACCGCGGCCAGGGTCGCCGGGCTGACCAGGGCCACCGCCCGGCGGGCGCTGCTGACCCTGCACGAGAACGGCTACGCCACCGAGGACGAGGGCGTGTACCGGCTGCTGCCCTCGGTGCTCGACCTGGGCTACGCCAAGCTGTCCGCGCTCACCCTGCCCGAGGTGGTGCAGCCCAGGATCGCCCAGCTGGCCGCGGCGGCGGGCGCGCCGGTGGCCGCGTTGCTGCTGGAGGGCGCTGACCTGCGCTGCGTCGCGGTGGTGGGCACCGGGCGGGTGGTCCGGCTGGACCTGGCCGTGGGCTCGCGCCTGCCCGCCGCGGACTCCGCGCTGGGCCGGGCCCTGCTCGGCGGGGAGTGGGAGTGGCTGGACACCGAGTTACCCGGCGGGCTGCGCTGCCTGGCCGTGCCGGTGGGCGGGGCGGCGCCGCTCGCGCTGGTCCTGTTCCCCGGCATGGGCGAGGCCCGGGTGGAGCTGCTGGCGCGGACGCTGCGGGAGACCGCGCGCTGGGTCGGAGCCGAACTCGCCCTGGTCGAGCACTGCTGA
- a CDS encoding nuclear transport factor 2 family protein, translating to MGELGKLLDRNEIADLLARLGRWLDGLGGDPAEIYDRDVVVRSPRGEFRGLARVVEFVRGSDQGDRFQHFHSDVLIEVDGDRGVVHANQVVHFYLQGAAPHRTSGLRVTYTVARRPGGWRLVSSEIRLEWIIGELPLSA from the coding sequence ATGGGCGAGCTAGGGAAGTTGTTGGACCGCAATGAGATCGCCGACCTGCTGGCGAGGCTGGGGCGGTGGCTGGATGGGCTGGGTGGGGATCCGGCGGAGATCTATGACCGGGATGTGGTGGTGCGGAGTCCGCGTGGGGAGTTCCGTGGGCTGGCGCGGGTGGTGGAGTTCGTCCGGGGTTCGGATCAGGGGGATCGGTTTCAGCACTTCCACAGTGATGTGCTGATCGAGGTGGACGGGGATCGGGGTGTGGTGCACGCCAACCAGGTTGTGCACTTCTACCTACAGGGCGCGGCTCCGCATCGCACCTCCGGCCTGCGCGTCACCTACACGGTGGCGCGCAGGCCGGGAGGGTGGCGGCTGGTGTCCTCAGAGATCCGGTTGGAGTGGATCATCGGGGAGTTGCCGCTGTCGGCGTGA
- a CDS encoding dioxygenase family protein: MRMPTLYLSHGAPMLADDPLWTKELADWSANLPRPKAILMVSAHWEEAPLALGATTTVPLVYDFTGFEQRFYQVTYPAPGAPELAAQVTKLLRGPGTPVQQVPDRGLDHGAYVPLVEMYPDADIPVLQVSLPALDPRRLLEVGRKLAPLREEGVLIVGSGFFTHNLRAMTTGVPQSVMTEFDDWGARTLAAADLDALLDFEHKAPAARLAHPRTEHFAPLFVTLGAGLDELAGQRTVIDGFWYGLAKRSTQLG; the protein is encoded by the coding sequence ATGAGGATGCCCACGCTCTATCTCTCGCACGGCGCGCCGATGCTCGCCGACGATCCACTGTGGACCAAGGAACTGGCCGACTGGTCGGCGAACCTGCCGCGCCCCAAGGCGATCCTGATGGTCTCCGCGCACTGGGAGGAGGCCCCGCTCGCGCTGGGCGCCACCACCACGGTGCCGCTGGTCTACGACTTCACCGGCTTCGAACAGCGCTTCTACCAGGTGACCTACCCGGCGCCGGGCGCGCCGGAACTCGCCGCGCAGGTCACCAAGTTGTTGCGTGGCCCGGGAACCCCGGTCCAGCAGGTGCCGGACCGGGGCCTGGACCACGGCGCGTACGTGCCGCTGGTGGAGATGTACCCCGACGCGGACATCCCGGTGCTGCAGGTGTCCCTGCCCGCGCTGGACCCGCGGCGGTTGCTCGAGGTCGGCCGCAAACTCGCGCCACTGCGGGAGGAGGGTGTGCTGATCGTGGGCAGCGGGTTCTTCACGCACAACCTGCGCGCGATGACCACCGGCGTGCCGCAGTCGGTGATGACCGAGTTCGACGACTGGGGCGCGCGGACGCTGGCCGCGGCCGACCTGGACGCGTTGCTGGACTTCGAGCACAAGGCCCCGGCCGCCCGGCTGGCACACCCTCGCACCGAGCACTTCGCCCCACTGTTCGTCACCCTGGGCGCGGGTCTGGACGAACTGGCCGGGCAGCGCACGGTGATCGACGGGTTCTGGTACGGGCTGGCCAAACGATCAACGCAGCTCGGTTAG
- a CDS encoding GTP cyclohydrolase II: MAHPRPQATVRTRVRIPLRFGDGFSVTATAVTFRGLVDGLEHLALVFGDPARTPDPLVRLHSECLTGDVFGSARCDCGPQLREAVERIQERGGVLLYLRQEGRGIGLYNKLDAYALQEAGLDTYAANTALGLPEDDRDYTPAAQMLHALGLGEVDLLSNNPDKAGQLRALGVRIRHTTPTGVFATETNLRYLRAKVDHTGHTIALHGLAV; encoded by the coding sequence ATGGCACACCCCCGGCCCCAGGCCACGGTACGCACCAGGGTGCGGATCCCGTTGCGCTTCGGCGACGGTTTCTCGGTGACCGCGACCGCGGTCACCTTCCGCGGCCTCGTCGACGGTCTGGAGCACCTGGCGCTGGTCTTCGGCGACCCCGCCCGCACGCCGGATCCGTTGGTGCGCCTGCACTCGGAGTGCCTGACCGGCGATGTGTTCGGCTCGGCCCGCTGTGACTGCGGACCGCAGCTGCGCGAGGCGGTCGAGCGGATCCAGGAGCGTGGCGGCGTGCTGCTCTACCTGCGCCAGGAGGGTCGAGGCATCGGCCTGTACAACAAGCTGGACGCCTACGCGCTGCAGGAGGCCGGCCTGGACACCTACGCGGCCAACACCGCGCTGGGCCTGCCAGAGGACGACCGGGACTACACCCCGGCCGCGCAGATGCTGCACGCCCTGGGCCTTGGCGAGGTGGACCTGCTGTCCAACAACCCGGACAAGGCCGGACAGCTGCGCGCGCTGGGCGTGCGGATCCGGCACACGACGCCCACCGGCGTGTTCGCCACCGAGACCAACCTGCGTTACCTGCGGGCCAAGGTCGACCACACCGGGCACACCATCGCCCTGCACGGATTGGCGGTGTGA
- a CDS encoding HD domain-containing protein — protein sequence MTRDLLRRALTDPGPRPLPGPAADLLTSLDAPPRLAAHLRLVHEVAARLTDWLALAHPAAGFDRTAVLFGAATHDIGKTEHVEELSGPGSRHEQAGYELLLTFGVPEEFARFARTHGDWTQPDIGFADLVVSLADKVWKAKRVPELEQLVVDHLAALGQPPWQVFLDLDEELTRIGADADERLAFQNRYPVD from the coding sequence ATGACTCGTGACCTGCTGCGCCGCGCGCTCACCGACCCCGGCCCCCGCCCGCTGCCCGGCCCGGCCGCGGACCTGCTGACCAGCCTGGACGCCCCGCCGAGGCTGGCCGCGCACCTGCGCCTGGTGCACGAGGTCGCCGCCCGGCTCACCGACTGGCTGGCCCTCGCGCACCCGGCCGCCGGCTTCGACCGCACCGCCGTGCTCTTCGGCGCGGCCACCCACGACATCGGCAAGACCGAGCACGTCGAGGAGCTGTCCGGACCCGGCTCGCGGCACGAGCAGGCCGGGTACGAGCTGCTGCTGACCTTCGGCGTGCCGGAGGAGTTCGCCCGCTTCGCCCGCACCCACGGCGACTGGACCCAGCCGGACATCGGGTTCGCCGACCTGGTGGTGAGCCTGGCGGACAAGGTGTGGAAGGCCAAGCGGGTGCCGGAACTGGAGCAGCTGGTGGTCGATCACCTTGCCGCACTGGGGCAGCCGCCGTGGCAGGTGTTCCTGGACCTGGACGAGGAGCTGACCCGGATCGGCGCGGACGCGGACGAGCGGCTGGCCTTCCAGAACCGCTACCCGGTGGACTGA
- a CDS encoding alpha/beta hydrolase family esterase: MSRLSRLRLAALLCTALAAILPSVAGTAAGSEPPTRTAIPGGCGKPSPQSPGTSALHHLGSGGRDRTYQLHLPANYESTSDWPLILAYHGRGNTGAGTEEFSKLSTLPAVVVYPNGVIGTGEGDRQAWQGAPYSAPGVDDVAFTKDLLDSLKTTLCLDMRRVYATGKSNGSGFIDILACTMADRITAIAPIAGAFYPNGINCKPSRPVPVIDFHGTADVTIPYTGDEDRGLPPIQSWVKRWADRDKCTQTLPSQQIGSDITVTGWTRCKDGAEVKHVAVTGGGHTWPGADSYSGGGVTTQTIEAHEVLWNFVRQHRLPRLPC; this comes from the coding sequence ATGTCTCGCCTGTCCAGGCTGCGCCTCGCAGCCCTGTTGTGCACCGCGCTCGCGGCAATCCTCCCCAGTGTTGCCGGGACCGCGGCCGGGTCCGAGCCCCCCACTCGGACCGCGATCCCCGGCGGCTGCGGCAAACCATCGCCGCAGTCGCCGGGCACCAGCGCCCTGCACCACCTCGGCAGCGGCGGCCGGGACCGCACCTACCAGCTGCACCTGCCCGCGAACTACGAGTCCACTTCGGACTGGCCGCTGATCCTTGCCTACCACGGGCGCGGCAACACCGGCGCGGGCACCGAGGAGTTCTCCAAGCTGTCCACCCTGCCCGCGGTGGTGGTCTACCCCAACGGCGTCATCGGCACCGGCGAGGGCGATCGCCAGGCCTGGCAGGGCGCGCCGTACTCCGCCCCCGGCGTGGACGACGTGGCCTTCACCAAGGACCTCCTCGATTCGCTGAAAACCACGCTGTGCCTGGACATGCGGCGGGTCTACGCCACCGGCAAGTCCAACGGCAGCGGCTTCATCGACATCCTGGCCTGCACCATGGCCGACCGGATCACCGCCATCGCGCCGATCGCGGGCGCCTTCTACCCCAACGGGATCAACTGCAAGCCCTCCCGCCCGGTACCGGTGATCGACTTCCACGGCACCGCCGACGTGACCATCCCCTACACCGGCGACGAGGACCGCGGCCTGCCCCCGATCCAGAGCTGGGTGAAGCGGTGGGCCGATCGCGACAAGTGCACGCAAACGTTGCCATCACAGCAGATCGGCAGCGACATCACCGTCACCGGCTGGACCCGGTGCAAGGACGGGGCCGAGGTGAAGCACGTCGCGGTGACCGGCGGCGGGCACACCTGGCCGGGCGCCGACAGCTACAGCGGCGGCGGCGTGACCACCCAGACCATCGAGGCGCACGAGGTGCTGTGGAACTTCGTCCGCCAGCACCGCCTGCCCCGCCTCCCCTGCTGA
- a CDS encoding AbgT family transporter produces the protein MTNSPATEQTKLPRVLRLLAVIERAGNALPHPFWLFWLLSLLLGVISAVLAGFGVSVISPSNGKTVTVRNLFSGDGLAMALSTMVENFAKFPPMATIVVVIMGVAVAERSGFLGTLMKVGVSRVPASWVVFAVAFAGTVAHVASAAAYIILVPLGGLAFRAVGKSPILGIVVAYTAIASGYDASPVPTPNDAIFAGITTAAARLISPEITVSPLSNWFFNIASSLLLALVITLVTKLVLNKRTDLDPDPDADLTDIGDLVVAQRERLALRLSLATLVLSLGVLTALTLPSWSPLRGKGGSIIDSPLLDGIAAVVALLFGVVGIVYGVTAGTIRKAGDVPKLMVEGLKQMAPVLVLFFAIAQFLAYFEWTKLGDVLAVNAAEVFRNSGLPIPVIFLLVLVLLTLVNVMVTSGSAMWSIAAPVLVPMLMLVHISPETTQALFRIADSGSTAITPMSPYFIMALGFMQRYRKNAGIGTLASYTLPLAVAMTLSWTLLFLTWWGLGIPWGPGAPSR, from the coding sequence ATGACCAACTCCCCTGCCACCGAGCAGACCAAACTGCCCAGGGTGCTCCGCCTGCTGGCCGTGATCGAACGCGCGGGCAACGCGCTGCCGCACCCGTTCTGGTTGTTCTGGCTGTTGTCCCTGCTGCTGGGCGTGATCAGCGCGGTGCTGGCCGGGTTCGGCGTGTCCGTGATCTCGCCCAGCAACGGCAAGACCGTCACCGTGCGGAACCTGTTCAGCGGCGACGGCCTGGCCATGGCACTGTCCACAATGGTCGAGAACTTCGCCAAGTTCCCGCCGATGGCCACCATCGTGGTGGTGATCATGGGTGTGGCGGTGGCCGAACGCAGCGGATTCCTGGGCACGCTGATGAAGGTCGGCGTGTCCAGGGTGCCCGCCTCCTGGGTGGTCTTCGCGGTCGCCTTCGCCGGCACCGTGGCGCACGTGGCCTCCGCGGCCGCCTACATCATCCTGGTCCCGTTGGGCGGCCTGGCTTTCCGCGCGGTCGGCAAATCGCCGATCCTGGGCATCGTGGTGGCCTACACCGCCATCGCCTCCGGTTATGACGCCAGTCCGGTGCCCACCCCCAACGACGCGATCTTCGCCGGCATCACCACCGCGGCGGCCCGGCTGATCAGCCCGGAGATCACCGTCTCCCCGCTGAGCAACTGGTTCTTCAACATCGCCTCCTCACTGCTGCTGGCCCTGGTGATCACCCTGGTCACCAAGCTGGTGCTGAACAAACGCACCGACCTGGACCCCGACCCGGACGCCGACCTCACCGACATCGGCGATCTGGTTGTCGCCCAACGGGAACGCCTGGCCCTGCGGCTGTCCCTGGCCACCCTGGTGCTCTCCCTCGGTGTGCTGACCGCGCTCACCCTGCCGAGCTGGTCCCCGTTGCGGGGCAAGGGCGGCAGCATCATCGACTCCCCGCTGCTGGACGGCATCGCCGCGGTGGTCGCGCTGTTGTTCGGCGTGGTCGGCATCGTCTACGGCGTCACCGCCGGAACCATCCGCAAGGCGGGCGACGTGCCCAAGCTGATGGTCGAGGGCCTCAAGCAGATGGCCCCGGTGCTGGTGCTGTTCTTCGCCATCGCCCAGTTCCTGGCCTACTTCGAGTGGACCAAACTCGGCGACGTGCTCGCGGTGAACGCGGCCGAGGTCTTCCGCAACAGCGGCCTGCCCATCCCAGTGATCTTCCTGCTGGTGCTGGTCCTGCTGACCCTGGTCAACGTGATGGTCACCAGCGGCTCGGCGATGTGGTCGATCGCGGCCCCGGTGCTGGTGCCGATGCTGATGCTGGTGCACATCTCACCGGAGACCACCCAGGCGTTGTTCCGCATCGCCGACTCCGGCTCCACCGCGATCACCCCGATGAGCCCGTACTTCATCATGGCGCTCGGTTTCATGCAGCGATACCGCAAGAACGCGGGCATCGGCACCCTGGCCTCCTACACATTGCCACTGGCGGTGGCGATGACCCTGAGCTGGACGCTGTTGTTCCTGACCTGGTGGGGCCTGGGCATTCCCTGGGGACCGGGCGCCCCCTCACGCTGA
- a CDS encoding FadR/GntR family transcriptional regulator has product MSRREQTLSERLADDIVEIIRSERLAPGEALASSRDLARRLDVTTPTVREALRRLEATGVVELRHGSGTYVGPGLDRRLLANPHRPPVTRDSVLELVDARLVLEPAIAAEAARARVPEALAALESAADNALHPPVSDVRPALTFHVALAAVTGNGLLREMVEALLHMRSREQIEIRHRYHDRDRDHAEHREIVAAVRDGEADLAEQLVRVHLLSIRAAVAAEPIGGQE; this is encoded by the coding sequence ATGAGCCGCCGCGAACAAACGCTTTCCGAGCGACTGGCCGACGACATCGTCGAGATCATTCGCAGTGAGCGGCTGGCGCCCGGCGAGGCGCTGGCCTCCTCCCGCGACCTCGCGCGCAGGCTCGACGTCACCACCCCCACCGTGCGCGAGGCGTTGCGCCGCCTGGAGGCCACCGGCGTGGTCGAGCTGCGGCACGGCTCGGGCACCTACGTCGGCCCCGGCCTGGACCGGCGACTGCTGGCCAACCCGCACCGCCCGCCGGTGACCCGCGACTCCGTGCTCGAACTGGTCGACGCCCGCCTGGTACTGGAACCGGCCATCGCCGCCGAGGCGGCCCGCGCCCGGGTCCCGGAAGCCCTGGCCGCACTGGAATCCGCCGCGGACAACGCGTTGCACCCGCCGGTGAGCGATGTCCGGCCCGCACTGACCTTCCACGTCGCACTGGCCGCGGTGACCGGCAACGGGTTACTGCGGGAGATGGTGGAGGCGTTGCTGCACATGCGGTCCCGGGAACAGATCGAGATCCGGCACCGCTACCACGATCGAGACCGGGACCACGCCGAGCACCGCGAGATCGTCGCCGCGGTCCGGGACGGAGAGGCCGACCTTGCCGAACAACTGGTGCGCGTACACCTCCTGTCCATCCGCGCGGCTGTCGCCGCCGAGCCGATCGGCGGCCAGGAATGA
- a CDS encoding alpha/beta fold hydrolase, giving the protein MPTFLAPDGTKLTYHVEGTGAPLICLPGGPMVASGYLGDLAGLTAHRTLIRLDLRGTGESAIPADLATYRCDRQVADVEALRVHLGLDRIDVLAHSAGGDLTLSYAGAYPERISSLVLLNARARAVGIEFPQSDRDEAIALRVDEPWYPAAIAALAKIRAGEASPELWDKLQPFTYRRWNADSRADAEYCAAHRNVEAAAAYPGEGAFDPEATRAGLARLSAPVLLVSGSLDSGPRPKVVESMVPLFGNATHVELPQVAHIPWLDNPEAFRATVIPFLTAS; this is encoded by the coding sequence ATGCCGACCTTCCTCGCCCCCGATGGCACCAAGCTGACCTACCACGTCGAGGGCACGGGCGCCCCGCTGATCTGCCTGCCCGGCGGTCCGATGGTCGCCTCGGGCTACCTCGGCGATCTGGCCGGCCTGACCGCGCACCGCACCCTGATCCGGCTGGACCTGCGTGGCACCGGCGAGTCCGCGATCCCGGCCGATCTGGCCACCTACCGCTGCGACCGCCAGGTCGCCGATGTCGAGGCTCTTCGTGTGCACCTCGGTCTGGACCGGATCGACGTGCTCGCGCACTCCGCGGGCGGCGACCTCACCCTGTCCTACGCGGGGGCGTACCCGGAGCGGATCTCCTCGCTGGTGCTGCTCAACGCGCGGGCTCGCGCGGTGGGCATCGAGTTCCCGCAGTCCGATCGGGACGAGGCCATCGCGCTGCGCGTCGACGAGCCCTGGTACCCGGCGGCCATCGCCGCGCTGGCGAAGATCCGCGCGGGTGAGGCGAGCCCGGAGTTGTGGGACAAGTTGCAGCCGTTCACCTACCGCCGCTGGAACGCCGACAGCCGGGCCGACGCCGAGTACTGCGCCGCGCACCGCAATGTCGAGGCGGCCGCCGCCTACCCTGGCGAGGGCGCGTTCGATCCGGAGGCCACCCGTGCCGGGCTTGCCCGGCTGAGCGCCCCGGTGCTGCTCGTCTCCGGCAGTCTGGACAGCGGTCCTCGGCCCAAGGTGGTCGAGTCGATGGTCCCGCTGTTCGGCAACGCCACCCACGTGGAACTGCCGCAGGTCGCGCACATCCCGTGGCTGGACAACCCGGAAGCCTTCCGCGCCACCGTGATTCCCTTCCTCACCGCCTCCTAA
- a CDS encoding WD40 repeat domain-containing protein yields MRGERPLDAGDGPLSRLAAYLRRVRREAGSPAYRELGRRVHFAASTLSEAAGGRRLPSLAVTLAPCAGLGNTVRLWDLADRSRPPTVLTGHTGAVFSLAYRPDGRWLASGSHDHTVRLWQGSESRLALTGHIGAVSAIVFAPDGHTLVTASHDRSAQLRETDLARAEARGCALPAAERARHFPEVDHRDRCG; encoded by the coding sequence GTGCGTGGCGAACGACCCCTCGACGCGGGTGACGGGCCGTTGTCGCGGCTGGCCGCCTACCTGCGGCGGGTACGGCGCGAGGCGGGCAGCCCGGCCTATCGGGAGCTGGGTCGCCGGGTGCACTTCGCCGCAAGCACGCTGTCGGAGGCCGCGGGCGGGCGGCGGTTGCCGAGCCTGGCGGTGACGCTGGCCCCATGTGCGGGCCTCGGCAATACCGTCCGGCTCTGGGACCTGGCCGACCGGTCGCGGCCGCCGACCGTCCTGACCGGGCATACCGGCGCCGTGTTCTCCCTCGCCTACCGACCGGACGGTAGGTGGCTGGCTTCCGGCAGCCACGACCACACCGTCCGGCTGTGGCAGGGCAGCGAATCCAGGCTCGCGCTGACCGGCCACATCGGCGCGGTCAGCGCGATCGTCTTCGCCCCGGACGGGCACACCCTGGTCACCGCGAGCCACGACCGGTCCGCGCAGCTCCGGGAGACCGACCTGGCCAGAGCCGAGGCGCGGGGCTGCGCGTTGCCGGCGGCCGAGCGGGCCCGGCACTTCCCGGAGGTGGACCACCGGGACCGCTGTGGCTAG
- a CDS encoding creatininase family protein, with protein sequence MTSHRLGELTTEQAAAAVRDSPVVLLPAGAFEQHGPGLPMATDLIRAERVADLVAAKLDGRAVIGPSLPVGVSPHHLAFAGTISLSTTTFATLVREYTDSLYRHGWRKILVITGHGGNNAALGTVAQDYLATHPDLEFAWTPLTALAGQVVAGMGVSEVHGHSGEAETAQMLHLAPELVRTSHLRPGTTTLDELSPLARLSRKDGHPKLALRYDRLSPNGVLGDPRRATAQAGESIVDTVVNRIVGYVDDWLAT encoded by the coding sequence ATGACCAGCCACCGGCTTGGTGAACTGACCACCGAACAGGCCGCGGCCGCGGTCAGGGACAGCCCGGTCGTGCTGCTGCCCGCCGGCGCCTTCGAGCAGCACGGGCCGGGGCTGCCGATGGCCACCGACCTCATCCGGGCCGAACGGGTGGCCGATCTGGTCGCGGCCAAGCTTGATGGCCGGGCGGTCATCGGGCCCTCGCTGCCGGTCGGCGTCTCGCCGCACCACCTGGCCTTCGCCGGCACCATCTCCTTGTCCACCACCACCTTCGCCACCCTGGTGCGCGAGTACACCGACAGCCTGTACCGGCACGGCTGGCGCAAGATCCTGGTGATCACCGGGCACGGCGGCAACAACGCCGCGCTCGGCACGGTCGCCCAGGACTACCTGGCCACCCATCCCGACCTCGAGTTCGCCTGGACCCCGCTGACCGCGCTGGCCGGTCAGGTGGTGGCCGGCATGGGCGTCAGCGAGGTGCACGGGCACAGCGGCGAGGCCGAGACCGCGCAGATGCTGCACCTGGCGCCGGAACTGGTGCGCACCAGCCATCTGCGCCCCGGCACCACCACCCTCGACGAACTCTCCCCCTTGGCTCGACTGTCCCGAAAGGACGGTCACCCCAAGCTCGCACTACGCTACGACCGGCTCAGCCCCAACGGGGTGCTGGGCGATCCGCGCCGCGCCACCGCGCAGGCCGGTGAGTCCATTGTGGACACCGTGGTGAACCGGATCGTCGGTTACGTCGACGACTGGCTGGCCACCTGA
- a CDS encoding MarR family winged helix-turn-helix transcriptional regulator, with amino-acid sequence MSEAPHRLSSRPSYLLTQTATHARRLVTEAFTSEGARGYQYRLLATLHEFGPASQADLGRRGNMDRSDVVGTLNELVAQGHADRTPDPADARRNIIHLTAAGEAHLRRLDTALDTAQNQLTAPLSAAERTQLVDLLTRLLAHHTPD; translated from the coding sequence ATGTCCGAGGCCCCACACCGCCTGAGCAGCCGCCCCAGCTACCTGCTGACCCAGACCGCCACCCACGCCCGGCGCCTGGTCACCGAGGCGTTCACCAGCGAGGGCGCCCGCGGCTACCAGTACCGCCTGCTGGCCACGCTGCACGAGTTCGGCCCAGCCAGTCAGGCGGACCTGGGCCGCCGAGGCAACATGGACCGCAGCGACGTCGTAGGCACCCTCAACGAACTCGTCGCCCAAGGCCACGCCGACCGCACCCCGGACCCGGCCGACGCCCGCCGCAACATCATCCACCTCACCGCGGCAGGCGAAGCCCACCTACGCCGCCTGGACACCGCCCTGGACACCGCCCAGAACCAACTTACCGCGCCCCTGTCCGCGGCCGAACGCACCCAGCTGGTCGACCTGCTGACCCGCCTGCTCGCCCACCACACCCCGGACTGA